From a single Nothobranchius furzeri strain GRZ-AD chromosome 9, NfurGRZ-RIMD1, whole genome shotgun sequence genomic region:
- the LOC107382109 gene encoding tyrosine-protein kinase CSK, protein MSGIHVPWSTGTECVAKYNFKPGTDQDLPFCKGDVLTIVGVTRDPNWYRAKNTGGREGTIPANYVQKREGVKSGGKLSLMPWFHGKITRDQAERLLYPPEAGLYLVRESTNYPGDYTLCVSCDGKVEHYRIIYHNGKLTIDEEEYFENLMQLVEHYTKDADGLCTRLVKPKLMEGTVAAQDEFSRSGWALNRKELKLLQTIGKGEFGDVMVGDYRGTRVAVKCIKNDATAQAFVAEASVMTQLRHNNLVQLLGVIVEEKGSLYIVTEYMAKGSLVDYLRSRGRTVLGGDCLLKFSLDVCEAMEYLEANNFVHRDLAARNVLVSDDNIAKVSDFGLTKEASSIQETAKLPVKWTSPEALREKRFSTKSDVWSYGILLWEIYSFGRVPYPRIPLKDVVPRVEKGYKMDAPDGCPPVVYDLMKQCWTLDAAMRPSFRMLREKLQHIRAKELYL, encoded by the exons ATGTCTGGGATCCAT GTGCCGTGGTCCACTGGCACAGAGTGTGTTGCCAAATATAACTTCAAGCCCGGCACCGACCAGGACCTGCCCTTCTGTAAAGGAGATGTTCTGACCATCGTTGGAGTCACTCGG GATCCAAACTGGTACAGAGCCAAGAACACCGGGGGCAGGGAGGGCACCATTCCAGCCAACTATGTCCAGAAACGGGAAGGAGTCAAATCAGGAGGGAAGCTCAGTCTCATGCC GTGGTTTCACGGGAAGATAACTCGTGACCAGGCTGAGCGGCTCCTCTACCCACCAGAGGCGGGCTTGTACCTGGTGAGGGAGAGCACCAACTACCCTGGCGACTACACCCTGTGTGTCAGCTGCGACGGGAAGGTGGAGCACTACCGCATCATCTACCACAACGGAAAACTCACCATTGACGAGGAGGAGTACTTTGAGAACCTCATGCAGCTGGTGGAG CACTACACCAAAGACGCCGACGGCCTGTGTACCAGGCTGGTCAAACCCAAGCTGATGGAGGGGACGGTGGCAGCGCAGGACGAGTTCTCCAGGA GTGGCTGGGCTTTGaacaggaaggagctgaaactcCTCCAGACCATCGGTAAAGGAGAGTTTGGAG ATGTGATGGTTGGAGACTACAGAGGGACCAGGGTGGCGGTAAAGTGCATCAAAAACGACGCCACGGCGCAGGCCTTCGTCGCCGAGGCCTCCGTCATGAC GCAGCTAcggcacaacaacctggtgcagtTACTAGGTGTTATTGTGGAGGAGAAGGGTAGTCTCTACATCGTCACAGAGTACATGGCTAAG GGCAGCCTCGTGGACTACCTGCGCTCCAGAGGACGGACTGTCCTCGGTGGGGACTGCCTGCTCAAGTTCTCGCT TGATGTGTGTGAGGCCATGGAATACCTGGAAGCCAACAACTTTGTCCACAGAGACTTGGCGGCCCGGAACGTTCTGGTGTCCGATGACAACATCGCCAAGGTCAGTGACTTTGGCCTCACCAAGGAGGCTTCCTCCATACAGGAAACGGCCAAGCTGCCCGTCAAGTGGACCTCCCCCGAAGCTCTAAGAGAGAAG AGGTTTTCCACCAAGTCGGATGTGTGGAGCTATGGAATCCTGCTCTGGGAGATTTACTCCTTTGGCCGCGTGCCTTACCCCAGAATT CCGCTGAAAGACGTGGTTCCTCGGGTGGAGAAGGGATACAAGATGGACGCCCCCGACGGCTGCCCGCCCGTGGTCTACGACCTGATGAAGCAGTGCTGGACCCTGGACGCCGCCATGCGGCCCTCCTTCCGGATGCTGAGGGAGAAGCTGCAGCATATCAGAGCCAAGGAGCTCTACCTGTAA